The Fulvivirga ligni genome window below encodes:
- a CDS encoding SPOR domain-containing protein, with translation MAKKKKDEIEENDDLHQDNDNINEADDSFGLPDVDFEPISREEPEEEPEEEPSYTTTDSIEEEEETTVEEPYNNDYQEEEVEREVVEEEYTVKETVYYEPESDENAYESEKEQEYVPGSYTPPKDNSVVPKVLGVLVVVLLAAIAIWFFVFEQPKNDQAESDALRAKADSVEQAQLAEKQREAERIAQEEAARRAAEEQAAAEAAAKPKIGAIETISSRTGRYYVVVASAIDGDLAMDHAKKLSKAGSDVAIIKPFGKSKFHRVAIGSTDSWAEAQNNANDLKGEYGDGVWVIKY, from the coding sequence ATGGCCAAGAAGAAAAAAGATGAAATAGAAGAGAATGATGATTTACATCAGGATAACGATAATATAAATGAGGCTGATGATAGTTTCGGTCTGCCAGATGTAGATTTTGAGCCCATCAGCAGAGAGGAACCGGAAGAAGAACCAGAAGAAGAACCATCATATACTACTACTGACAGCATTGAAGAGGAAGAAGAAACTACTGTAGAAGAACCTTATAATAATGATTATCAGGAAGAAGAGGTAGAGAGAGAAGTAGTAGAGGAAGAATATACTGTAAAAGAAACGGTATACTACGAGCCGGAATCTGATGAAAATGCTTACGAATCTGAAAAAGAACAGGAGTACGTGCCAGGAAGCTATACTCCTCCAAAAGATAATTCTGTAGTGCCTAAAGTTTTAGGTGTGCTGGTAGTTGTTTTATTAGCGGCTATAGCCATATGGTTCTTTGTTTTCGAACAGCCTAAAAATGACCAGGCAGAGAGTGATGCACTAAGAGCAAAAGCAGATAGCGTAGAACAAGCACAACTTGCTGAGAAACAGCGAGAAGCTGAAAGAATAGCGCAAGAAGAGGCTGCCAGAAGAGCCGCTGAAGAACAAGCTGCTGCAGAAGCCGCTGCCAAACCTAAAATAGGTGCGATAGAAACAATTTCATCAAGGACCGGACGTTACTATGTAGTAGTTGCCAGTGCTATAGATGGAGATCTTGCCATGGATCATGCTAAAAAGCTCAGTAAGGCCGGCTCTGACGTTGCCATTATTAAGCCTTTTGGTAAATCTAAGTTTCATCGTGTAGCCATTGGAAGCACAGACTCCTGGGCAGAGGCACAAAATAATGCCAATGACCTGAAAGGAGAGTATGGTGACGGCGTATGGGTAATTAAATATTAA